The following proteins are co-located in the Labrys monachus genome:
- a CDS encoding YbhB/YbcL family Raf kinase inhibitor-like protein, with amino-acid sequence MKYFAGSIAALGMLTSTHAFSFELTSPDIRDGGTLKSVQVADVFGCSGGNISPELRWSHAPAGTRSFVVTLYDPDAPTGSGWWHWTVFDIPASARSIPAGAGAPGGKGLPAGSVQGHNDAGLPQFQGACPPPGPAHRYVLTITALKVARLGLGAEASGAMIGFMTRANALGSASIIATYAR; translated from the coding sequence ATGAAATATTTCGCGGGCTCCATCGCGGCCCTGGGCATGCTCACTTCGACGCACGCCTTTTCCTTCGAACTGACCAGTCCGGACATCCGCGACGGCGGGACGCTGAAATCCGTGCAGGTCGCCGACGTCTTCGGCTGCTCGGGCGGCAATATCTCGCCCGAGCTGCGCTGGAGCCACGCGCCTGCCGGCACCAGGAGCTTCGTCGTGACGCTCTACGATCCGGACGCGCCGACCGGTTCGGGCTGGTGGCACTGGACCGTCTTCGACATTCCCGCATCGGCGAGGTCGATCCCCGCCGGCGCCGGCGCACCCGGGGGCAAGGGCCTGCCGGCCGGATCCGTGCAGGGCCACAACGATGCCGGCCTGCCGCAATTCCAGGGAGCCTGCCCGCCTCCCGGTCCCGCCCACCGCTATGTGCTGACCATCACGGCCCTGAAGGTTGCCAGACTGGGCCTGGGCGCCGAAGCCAGCGGCGCGATGATCGGCTTCATGACCCGGGCGAACGCCCTCGGCTCGGCCAGCATCATCGCGACCTATGCGCGGTGA
- a CDS encoding leucyl aminopeptidase, which translates to MVSELKLSFSKIEKIAGGIVVVFVDGDVTVTAGAEAALPGVGGTVKRAAAADNFKGKALSFLDILAPADLPVDRLLVVSLGKADEAARTDWVKAGGSVLGRLPPAAKAACIILDAPGITVGADQAADFSLGARLRAYAFDRYKTRRKEEDEARGVLALTIATAQDGGVKKALKSRDALADGVNLARDLVNEPPNVLFPEEFARRAAELAELGVEIEVLDPKAMKKLGMGALLGVGQGSKHESRLVVMRWQGAKDADAKPVAFIGKGVTFDTGGISIKPAGSMEDMKGDMGGAACVVGLMHALAARKAKVNAIGAIGIVENMPDGNAQRPGDIVTSMSGQTIEIINTDAEGRLVLADVLWYIQDKYSPRFMVNLATLTGAILVALGQEYAGLFSNDDELSNRLFAAGKATGERVWRMPLGPEYDKMIDSKFADMKNTGGRNGGSITAAQFLQRFVNDTPWAHLDIAGTAMGSPATDINRSWASGWGVRLLDRLVADHYEG; encoded by the coding sequence ATGGTTTCCGAATTGAAACTGTCGTTTTCGAAGATTGAAAAGATTGCGGGCGGTATCGTCGTTGTATTTGTCGATGGCGACGTCACGGTCACGGCCGGAGCCGAGGCAGCTCTACCGGGTGTGGGCGGTACGGTCAAACGGGCGGCTGCAGCCGACAATTTCAAGGGCAAGGCCCTGTCTTTCCTCGATATTCTCGCCCCTGCCGATCTCCCGGTCGATCGCCTCCTCGTGGTTTCCCTCGGCAAGGCGGACGAGGCCGCGCGGACGGACTGGGTGAAGGCCGGCGGCTCGGTGCTCGGCAGGCTGCCGCCGGCGGCCAAGGCGGCGTGCATCATCCTCGACGCGCCGGGAATCACCGTCGGAGCGGACCAGGCCGCCGATTTCTCGCTCGGCGCCCGGCTGCGCGCCTATGCCTTCGACCGCTACAAGACCCGCCGGAAGGAGGAGGACGAGGCGCGCGGTGTCCTCGCCCTCACCATCGCCACCGCCCAGGACGGCGGCGTCAAGAAGGCGCTGAAGTCGCGCGATGCGCTGGCGGACGGCGTCAACCTGGCGCGCGACCTCGTCAACGAGCCGCCGAATGTGCTCTTCCCCGAGGAATTCGCGCGGCGGGCGGCGGAACTCGCCGAGCTCGGCGTCGAAATCGAGGTTCTCGATCCCAAGGCGATGAAGAAGCTCGGCATGGGCGCCCTTCTCGGCGTCGGGCAGGGATCGAAACATGAGAGCCGCCTCGTCGTGATGCGCTGGCAGGGCGCCAAGGACGCCGACGCCAAGCCGGTCGCTTTCATCGGCAAGGGCGTGACCTTCGACACCGGCGGCATCTCGATCAAGCCGGCCGGCAGCATGGAGGACATGAAGGGCGACATGGGCGGCGCGGCCTGCGTGGTCGGCCTGATGCATGCGCTCGCGGCCCGCAAGGCCAAGGTCAACGCCATCGGGGCGATCGGCATCGTCGAGAACATGCCGGACGGCAACGCCCAGCGTCCCGGCGACATCGTCACCTCGATGTCGGGCCAGACGATCGAGATCATCAACACCGACGCCGAGGGCCGCCTCGTCCTCGCCGACGTGCTCTGGTACATCCAGGACAAATACAGCCCGCGATTCATGGTGAACCTGGCGACGCTCACCGGCGCCATCCTGGTGGCGCTCGGGCAGGAATATGCCGGATTGTTCTCCAATGACGACGAATTGTCGAACCGGCTCTTCGCCGCCGGCAAGGCGACGGGGGAACGGGTCTGGCGCATGCCGCTCGGGCCAGAATACGACAAGATGATCGATTCCAAATTCGCCGACATGAAGAACACCGGCGGGCGCAACGGCGGCTCGATCACCGCGGCCCAGTTCCTGCAGCGCTTCGTCAACGACACGCCGTGGGCCCATCTCGACATCGCCGGCACCGCCATGGGCTCGCCGGCTACCGACATCAACCGCAGCTGGGCTTCGGGATGGGGCGTCCGCCTGCTCGACAGGCTCGTCGCCGACCATTACGAGGGCTAG
- the lptG gene encoding LPS export ABC transporter permease LptG, whose protein sequence is MIMASTLGRYLSRRFLIAICGVLAFLFAQIFLLDFADTMRRASDMPHVSISSIATISLFRTPSIIEQTLPFVFLFGAIICFVSLSWRLELVVMRAAGLSVWQFLGPPLTCALGLGIIAAIVFNPVSATLKMRSDALDAKVFGAEQSRDSDKALWIRQRSSQGQAVIHALSQGDEDATLNGVTIYAFDVDNRFTRRIEAETAKLDNGVWHLEKVREFVPNQQPITQETLDFPTSLTATQVRQNFAVSADSVSFWRLSAAIAQQGAAGLEANDYRLQYQTLLARPVLLVAMVLIAATVSLRFARLGGIGVMILSGIGAGFVLYVVTKMAKDLGTAGLVNPAVAAWSPAVVGVLIGFSVLLNQEDG, encoded by the coding sequence ATGATCATGGCCTCGACCCTCGGCCGCTATCTCAGCCGGCGCTTCCTGATCGCCATCTGCGGCGTCCTGGCCTTTCTGTTCGCGCAGATATTCCTGCTCGACTTCGCCGATACGATGCGGCGGGCGAGCGACATGCCGCATGTCTCCATCAGCTCGATCGCGACGATATCGCTGTTTCGCACGCCCTCGATCATCGAGCAGACGCTGCCCTTCGTCTTCCTGTTCGGCGCCATCATCTGCTTCGTCAGCCTGAGCTGGCGGCTGGAGCTGGTGGTGATGCGCGCCGCCGGCCTGTCGGTGTGGCAGTTCCTGGGGCCGCCGCTCACCTGCGCGCTGGGGCTCGGCATCATCGCGGCGATCGTCTTCAACCCGGTTTCGGCGACGCTGAAGATGCGCAGCGACGCGCTCGATGCCAAGGTGTTCGGCGCCGAGCAGAGCCGCGACAGCGACAAGGCGCTGTGGATCCGGCAGCGATCGTCCCAGGGACAGGCCGTGATCCATGCTTTGTCGCAAGGCGACGAGGATGCGACGCTGAACGGCGTGACCATCTATGCCTTCGACGTGGACAACCGATTCACCCGGCGTATCGAGGCCGAAACGGCAAAACTTGACAATGGTGTCTGGCACCTTGAAAAGGTGCGCGAGTTCGTGCCTAATCAACAGCCAATCACCCAGGAAACCCTTGATTTTCCAACCTCTTTGACGGCCACACAGGTAAGGCAGAATTTCGCGGTGTCGGCTGACAGCGTGTCTTTCTGGAGACTCTCCGCAGCAATCGCGCAGCAGGGCGCCGCGGGGCTTGAAGCGAACGACTACCGGCTGCAATATCAGACGCTTCTGGCACGCCCCGTGCTGCTGGTGGCGATGGTGCTCATCGCGGCGACGGTGTCTTTGCGATTCGCACGCCTCGGCGGTATTGGCGTAATGATCTTGAGTGGTATCGGGGCCGGCTTCGTGTTGTATGTGGTGACAAAAATGGCCAAGGACCTCGGCACGGCCGGGCTGGTGAACCCAGCCGTGGCTGCGTGGAGTCCTGCCGTTGTCGGCGTTCTGATCGGATTTTCCGTGTTGCTTAACCAGGAGGATGGCTGA
- a CDS encoding helix-turn-helix transcriptional regulator, giving the protein MVLVLGGRKILHSRGREVIIGTGEAVLIPDRLDFDVLNEPGGNGPYRALALGFAPELIGAAVAGETAALTQIRPLRDLPPGLADACDRAAEAIAAGDSLPDRVAAGRVHEVLLWLASLGHRFEAPAPSDLIDRLRKIIMADPARDWRAGDLASRVGASEPTLRRRLAAAGTSFTEILADIRMTAALYLLQSTDRPVTAIALDVGYDSASRFAARFKARFDFAPSEIRGHRRDIDRNGTKFKRPGAAGSPAG; this is encoded by the coding sequence ATGGTGCTGGTCCTGGGCGGCCGGAAGATCCTGCACAGCCGCGGACGCGAAGTCATCATCGGCACCGGGGAAGCCGTTCTGATTCCCGACCGGCTGGATTTCGACGTGCTCAACGAGCCCGGCGGGAACGGACCCTATCGCGCCCTCGCGCTCGGCTTCGCCCCCGAGCTGATCGGCGCGGCCGTGGCCGGCGAAACCGCAGCGCTCACACAGATCCGGCCTCTGCGCGATCTGCCGCCCGGCCTTGCCGATGCCTGCGACCGGGCCGCCGAGGCCATCGCGGCCGGCGACAGCCTTCCCGACCGGGTCGCGGCCGGACGGGTCCATGAGGTGCTGCTCTGGCTGGCATCGCTCGGCCACCGGTTCGAGGCGCCGGCCCCATCCGACCTGATCGACCGGCTGCGCAAGATCATCATGGCCGATCCCGCCCGCGACTGGCGCGCGGGTGACCTGGCGAGCCGCGTCGGCGCGAGCGAGCCCACCTTGCGGCGGCGCCTTGCCGCCGCGGGCACCAGCTTCACCGAGATCCTCGCGGATATCCGCATGACGGCGGCGCTGTATCTGCTCCAGTCGACCGACAGGCCCGTCACCGCCATCGCGCTCGACGTCGGCTATGACTCGGCTTCCCGGTTCGCGGCGCGCTTTAAAGCCCGATTCGATTTCGCGCCCAGTGAAATCCGGGGCCATCGTCGCGACATCGATCGAAACGGCACAAAGTTTAAGCGGCCCGGCGCTGCAGGCTCCCCCGCCGGATGA
- a CDS encoding MFS transporter, protein MAEIERRTMDKVTWRLVPFLMLCYFIAYLDRVNIGFAGASMSKDLGLPAAAFGGAAGIFFIAYFFFEVPSNLALDRYGARLWIARIMLTWGLVAGAQAFVVGEFSLNMIRLLLGVAEAGFFPGIIFFITLWFPAAYRARIIGWFMFAIPISTVIGAPISGFILNLDGLGGLHGWQWMFLIEAVPAVLMTLVVLYYLTDRPKEAHWLQPQEAQWLQDRLDAERANRERHGSMSWLRSMTDPRVIALGFVYMGCNIPQYGLSFFLPQIIKGFGGLNNVEIGFITALPYIVGAIGMIFWGRHSDQTAERKWHTVAALGIIVVGLGLAAVSSAPLLKMIFLCVAGFGFFAVLPVFWTLPTTFLSGTGAAAGIAAVNSIGNLGGYFGPKVFGWLQDSTHNDFAGLMFLAGCAIIGAVIVLVLGHNPAVERPAVTT, encoded by the coding sequence ATGGCTGAAATTGAACGCAGAACGATGGACAAGGTGACGTGGCGCCTCGTCCCCTTTCTGATGCTCTGCTATTTCATCGCCTATCTCGATCGGGTGAACATCGGCTTTGCCGGCGCTTCGATGAGCAAGGATCTCGGCCTGCCGGCTGCCGCCTTCGGCGGTGCTGCCGGCATCTTCTTCATCGCCTATTTCTTCTTCGAAGTGCCGAGCAATCTTGCCCTCGATCGCTACGGCGCCCGGCTGTGGATCGCACGCATCATGCTGACATGGGGCCTGGTCGCCGGCGCGCAGGCCTTCGTGGTCGGTGAATTCAGCCTCAACATGATACGCCTTCTGCTCGGCGTCGCCGAAGCGGGCTTCTTCCCCGGCATCATCTTCTTCATCACCCTGTGGTTCCCGGCGGCCTACCGCGCCAGAATCATCGGCTGGTTCATGTTCGCCATCCCGATTTCGACGGTGATCGGCGCGCCCATCTCAGGCTTCATCCTCAATCTCGACGGGCTCGGCGGCCTGCATGGCTGGCAGTGGATGTTCCTCATCGAGGCGGTCCCGGCCGTCTTGATGACGCTCGTCGTCCTCTATTACCTGACGGATCGGCCCAAGGAGGCGCATTGGCTGCAGCCGCAGGAAGCCCAATGGCTGCAGGATCGCCTCGATGCCGAACGGGCCAACCGCGAGCGCCACGGCAGCATGTCGTGGCTCCGATCGATGACCGATCCGCGCGTCATCGCGCTGGGCTTCGTCTATATGGGCTGCAACATTCCCCAATACGGCCTCAGCTTCTTCCTGCCGCAGATCATCAAGGGTTTCGGCGGGCTGAACAATGTGGAGATCGGCTTCATCACGGCCCTGCCCTATATCGTCGGCGCCATCGGCATGATCTTCTGGGGACGCCATTCGGACCAGACCGCGGAGCGCAAATGGCACACGGTGGCCGCGCTGGGCATCATCGTCGTCGGGCTCGGGCTCGCAGCCGTTTCGTCGGCGCCGCTGCTGAAGATGATCTTCCTGTGCGTCGCCGGCTTCGGCTTCTTCGCCGTCCTGCCGGTGTTCTGGACCCTGCCGACCACCTTCCTCAGCGGCACGGGGGCGGCGGCCGGCATTGCCGCCGTCAACTCGATCGGCAATCTCGGCGGCTATTTCGGCCCGAAGGTCTTCGGCTGGCTGCAGGATTCGACGCACAACGACTTCGCCGGCCTGATGTTCCTCGCGGGCTGCGCCATCATCGGCGCCGTCATCGTGCTCGTCCTCGGACACAATCCGGCCGTGGAGAGACCCGCGGTGACCACCTGA
- a CDS encoding DNA polymerase III subunit chi codes for MTELLFYHLQRAPLERVLPGLLEKSLQRGWRCAVQGLPERLLTLDDALWTYKDESFLPHGLESDEGERQPIVLVAHEGNPNGATVRFLVDGVPLPSDAALYERIVLLFDGNDAEAVEGAREHWRQAKSLGFAATYWQQSEDGRWEKKA; via the coding sequence ATGACCGAACTCCTCTTCTATCATCTGCAGCGCGCTCCGCTGGAGCGGGTGCTGCCGGGGCTGCTCGAGAAGTCGCTGCAGCGGGGTTGGCGCTGCGCCGTGCAGGGACTGCCGGAGCGGCTGCTGACGCTCGACGACGCTTTGTGGACCTACAAGGACGAAAGCTTCCTGCCGCACGGGCTCGAGAGCGACGAGGGGGAAAGGCAGCCGATCGTGCTCGTGGCCCATGAGGGCAATCCGAACGGCGCAACCGTGCGTTTCCTGGTCGACGGCGTGCCGCTGCCCTCCGATGCCGCGCTCTACGAGCGGATCGTCCTGTTGTTCGACGGCAACGACGCGGAAGCGGTGGAGGGCGCGCGGGAGCACTGGCGGCAGGCGAAGTCGCTCGGTTTTGCCGCCACCTATTGGCAGCAGAGCGAGGATGGCCGGTGGGAGAAGAAAGCCTGA
- a CDS encoding YbhB/YbcL family Raf kinase inhibitor-like protein yields the protein MTYRATILAVTVALSSPAIVTAHAFEITSSDFTDGGRLQKAQVGIGAECAGGNVSPALAWKDPPPGTRSFALTMFDPDAHGGVWHWGVFGIAADVEALAGNAGSSDATLPKGAHHALNTRRMAAYFGACPPAGPPHHYIVTLYALKTAKPAGFKAAAGAAALGRLVSAEAVGKATITGLYGK from the coding sequence ATGACATACCGCGCCACGATCCTTGCCGTGACGGTGGCCCTGTCTTCACCGGCCATCGTCACGGCCCATGCCTTCGAAATCACCAGCAGCGATTTCACCGATGGCGGGCGCCTGCAGAAGGCCCAGGTCGGCATCGGCGCCGAATGCGCCGGCGGCAATGTCTCGCCGGCCCTGGCCTGGAAGGACCCTCCTCCCGGCACCCGGAGCTTCGCCCTCACGATGTTCGATCCCGACGCCCATGGCGGCGTCTGGCATTGGGGCGTGTTCGGCATTGCGGCCGACGTCGAGGCCCTCGCCGGCAATGCCGGTTCTTCCGATGCGACCTTGCCCAAGGGCGCCCACCACGCGCTGAACACCCGCCGGATGGCGGCCTATTTCGGCGCCTGCCCGCCGGCCGGGCCGCCCCACCACTATATCGTCACCCTCTATGCCCTGAAGACGGCGAAACCGGCAGGATTCAAGGCGGCCGCCGGGGCCGCCGCGCTGGGGCGCCTCGTCTCGGCCGAAGCGGTCGGCAAGGCGACGATAACGGGCCTCTACGGCAAGTAG
- a CDS encoding LptF/LptG family permease, translating to MNLISRYIARQFGFAFLVCLVVLTLLAWMVGALREFNVMTAQGQSIIVFLVISSLALPALAVVVAPLALFVAMIWLLTRLNGGSELVVLNAAGLSPARLITPFAGITALAVVGIAAITLYGQPASQHELTAWRAAVGADIVSHFLQEGQFTTMHGITFHIRERQPNGTLLGIFVQDTRSKTQTLTYIAERGQIVDSGSGIFLVLENGSLQRQEGGTAADASIVVFERYAFDLSQLGGDDGDPTYFKPRDRYTGELLAMKLTGPRNLAELGRIRGELVDRFTAPLYPIAFMFVALAALGQARTTRQGRASAIAMAIFGVLVIRIGGFVATQSLSVHSIAGVYIAFAIPLVASLFCFGVIVGWIRLRPPRGLTTWMSDLATRLTTPAVRA from the coding sequence ATGAACCTGATCAGCCGATATATTGCCAGACAGTTCGGCTTCGCCTTCCTGGTCTGCCTCGTCGTGCTGACGCTCCTGGCCTGGATGGTGGGGGCTCTGCGCGAGTTCAACGTGATGACCGCCCAGGGGCAGTCGATCATCGTCTTCCTGGTGATCAGCTCGCTCGCCCTGCCGGCGCTTGCGGTCGTGGTGGCGCCGCTCGCCCTGTTCGTGGCGATGATCTGGCTGTTGACGCGGCTCAACGGCGGATCGGAACTGGTGGTGCTCAACGCCGCCGGGCTATCGCCGGCGCGGCTGATCACGCCCTTCGCCGGCATCACCGCCTTGGCGGTCGTCGGCATCGCCGCGATAACCCTCTACGGCCAGCCGGCCAGCCAGCATGAGCTCACGGCGTGGCGGGCCGCGGTGGGCGCCGACATCGTCTCGCACTTCCTGCAGGAAGGCCAGTTCACCACGATGCACGGCATCACCTTCCACATTCGCGAAAGGCAGCCGAACGGCACGCTGCTCGGCATCTTCGTGCAGGATACGCGCTCCAAGACGCAGACGCTGACCTATATCGCCGAACGGGGCCAGATCGTCGATTCGGGTTCCGGCATCTTCCTCGTGCTGGAGAACGGCTCCCTGCAGCGCCAGGAAGGCGGCACCGCGGCGGACGCTTCCATCGTCGTGTTCGAGCGCTATGCGTTCGACCTGTCGCAGCTCGGCGGCGACGACGGCGATCCCACCTATTTCAAGCCGCGCGACCGCTATACCGGCGAATTGCTCGCCATGAAGCTGACGGGGCCCCGTAACCTCGCCGAGCTCGGCCGCATCCGCGGCGAACTGGTCGACCGGTTCACCGCCCCGCTCTATCCCATCGCCTTCATGTTCGTGGCCCTCGCCGCCCTCGGCCAGGCGCGCACCACGCGCCAGGGCCGTGCGAGCGCCATTGCGATGGCGATCTTCGGCGTGCTCGTCATCCGAATCGGCGGCTTCGTCGCGACGCAGAGCCTCAGCGTTCATTCGATCGCGGGCGTCTACATCGCCTTCGCCATCCCGCTCGTCGCGTCCCTCTTCTGCTTCGGCGTGATCGTCGGCTGGATCAGGCTGCGGCCCCCCCGCGGACTCACCACCTGGATGAGCGACCTCGCCACGCGCCTGACCACCCCGGCGGTGCGCGCATGA
- a CDS encoding ABC-F family ATP-binding cassette domain-containing protein has protein sequence MLQIDNLVLNAYGRRFFDEASVTVPIGAKVGLVGRNGAGKSTLFKLLLGELIADSGEISIPRTARVTSVAQEHPATPISLIDTILAADTVRSGLYAELETAEPEHIGEIYARLMEIEADRAPARAGEILSGLGFSIADLERPMADFSGGWRMRVALAAALFAEPDLMLLDEPTNYLDLEGALWLEARLKKYPHTALIISHDRELLNNSVDHILHLHDRRLELYTGGYDDFEKRRAENQRLLAAARVKQEAERAHLQSFVDRFKAKASKAAQAQSRVKRLAKLPPIAASSSERVAPFILPSPPRPLASPLIQLEKASVGYGDTPVLSDLDLRLDVDDRIGLLGVNGAGKSTFAKMLAGALAVRDGHMQRDGRIQVGWFHQHQIEALDPVDTPLDIMRRQRPDDSESARRSRLAQFGLGFAKQETTVADLSGGERARLLLNLVAMAAPHLLILDEPTNHLDIDSRRALLDALNDYEGAVILITHDRSLMELVADRLWLAADGGIRPFDGDMDDYARLVLDRARAGNRAPSQAGGKMSRKQARRMAMA, from the coding sequence ATGCTGCAGATCGACAATCTCGTCCTCAATGCCTATGGCCGCCGTTTCTTCGACGAAGCCTCCGTCACCGTGCCGATCGGTGCGAAGGTCGGCCTCGTCGGCCGCAACGGCGCCGGCAAGTCGACGCTGTTCAAGCTGCTGCTCGGCGAGCTCATCGCCGATAGCGGCGAGATCTCGATTCCGCGGACCGCCAGGGTCACCTCGGTGGCGCAGGAACATCCGGCGACGCCCATAAGCCTCATCGATACGATCCTCGCCGCCGACACGGTACGCAGCGGCCTCTATGCCGAATTGGAAACGGCGGAGCCCGAGCATATCGGCGAGATCTATGCCCGCCTCATGGAGATCGAGGCCGATCGCGCCCCCGCCCGTGCCGGCGAGATCCTCAGCGGCCTCGGCTTTTCGATCGCCGATCTCGAACGGCCGATGGCGGATTTTTCCGGCGGCTGGCGCATGCGCGTCGCCCTGGCGGCGGCGCTTTTCGCCGAGCCGGACCTGATGCTGCTCGACGAGCCGACCAACTATCTCGACCTCGAAGGCGCCCTGTGGCTGGAGGCGCGCCTCAAGAAATATCCGCACACGGCTCTGATCATCAGCCATGACCGCGAATTGCTCAACAATTCGGTCGACCACATCCTGCATCTGCATGATCGCAGGCTCGAACTCTACACGGGCGGCTACGATGATTTCGAGAAGCGGCGCGCCGAAAACCAGCGCCTGCTGGCGGCGGCCCGCGTCAAGCAGGAGGCCGAGCGTGCCCATCTGCAGAGCTTCGTCGACCGTTTCAAGGCGAAGGCTTCGAAGGCGGCACAGGCCCAGTCGCGCGTGAAGCGGCTGGCCAAGCTGCCGCCGATCGCGGCGTCGAGCTCCGAGCGCGTGGCGCCCTTCATCCTTCCCTCGCCGCCGCGGCCCCTGGCCTCGCCCCTGATACAGCTGGAGAAGGCGAGCGTCGGCTATGGCGATACGCCCGTGCTGTCGGACCTCGACCTTCGCCTTGATGTCGACGACCGCATCGGCCTGCTCGGCGTCAACGGTGCGGGCAAGTCGACCTTCGCCAAGATGCTGGCGGGTGCGCTGGCCGTGCGGGACGGCCATATGCAGCGCGACGGACGCATCCAGGTCGGCTGGTTCCATCAGCACCAGATCGAGGCGCTCGATCCGGTCGACACGCCGCTCGACATCATGCGCCGGCAGCGCCCCGACGACAGCGAATCGGCGCGCCGCTCGCGCCTCGCCCAGTTCGGGCTGGGCTTCGCCAAGCAGGAAACGACCGTCGCCGATCTCTCGGGCGGCGAGCGGGCAAGGCTTCTGCTCAATCTGGTGGCGATGGCCGCGCCGCATCTGCTCATCCTCGACGAGCCGACCAACCATCTCGATATCGACAGCCGCCGCGCCTTGCTCGACGCCCTCAACGATTATGAGGGCGCCGTGATCCTCATCACGCATGACCGTTCGCTGATGGAACTGGTCGCCGACCGCCTCTGGCTCGCGGCCGATGGCGGCATCCGGCCCTTCGACGGCGACATGGACGATTATGCCCGCCTGGTGCTCGACCGTGCCAGGGCTGGCAACCGGGCGCCTTCGCAGGCGGGCGGCAAGATGTCGCGCAAGCAGGCCCGCCGCATGGCGATGGCCTGA